A single region of the Candidatus Parcubacteria bacterium genome encodes:
- a CDS encoding class I tRNA ligase family protein yields the protein MAEEDKKEVTKSEIALKEEATQRFWEERDIFKKSEGRGTEEFVFYDGPPFATGLPHYGHILAGTIKDAIPRYQVMQGKRLRRRWGWDCHGLPLENQIEAELGIKTKKDIEALGVATFVEKARSAVLRYAEDWKRIIPRLGRFVDMVDDYRTMDSTYTESVWWSFKTLHDKDLVYKNFKSMHLCPRCGTTLSNFEVNQGYKDITDLSVTVKFELVEEPGTYLLAWTTTPWTLPGNVAAAVNPEFMYVKVSKEGAKYILAKERLSVIEGEYAVEGEFSGADLVGKSYKPLFDYYVNETFDNKENAWKVYAAPYVTLEDGTGIVHLAPAFGAEDMALARQHNIPLIHHVGMDGKFTDKVRDFVGLEVKPKGDHQRTDIEIVKYLAHNGLLFSKAKVTHSYPHCWRCDTPLLNYAATSWFVKVPEIKSQIVKENKEIHWVPQSVGEYRFGNWLEGAPDWAISRSRFWGAPLPVWEHAESGKRLVIGSLEELKAYMPRSGNRYFVMRHGEAENNTLDIVSSLPATPHHLTEKGKEQVAQGAETLKENKIELIVSSPFVRAQETAQIAAKIMGASVQTDVRLSEVNVGASLEGKKIPEYYGYFSTMEERFTKTPPGGENLSDVKRRVTSLLYELDKTHVGKNILIVTHESAASSLFAGAAGMNKKESAALKASREQFLLNGEVRELMFSPLPHNDDYELDFHRPYIDDVVLKDAEGREYRRVPEVFDCWFESGSMPYAQDHYPFKKDHFDPESGKGYPADFIAEGLDQTRGWFYSLLVLGVALFGRAPYKHVIVNGLVLAEDGQKMSKRLKNYPDPMDVANKYGADAMRLYLLSSPIVQGSDLNFSERGVDEILKKNIMRFENVLAFYELYAKEMNAVASGPSEHLLDRWILARLNHIVMEVTQGMEAYELDSAVRPIFAFIDDLSVWYLRRSRERIKEGGSEGASALVTLREALRTTALLLAPFAPFVAERVYEKVRLEGGEESVHLASWPKPESVTRSEECLSVMESVRALVTFALDERTKKGMKVRQPLALLRVPELPFSNEKDRSYVEDILKDEVNVKRIEFSKDLENRVELDTTLTPELEEEGRVRDFMRAVQDLRKKSKLEPGDHIALTLSEAPAFLEKYRADISKTVNAESIEMGTIGGEYAEADGIKFSILKR from the coding sequence ATGGCTGAAGAGGATAAAAAGGAAGTAACGAAGAGCGAGATAGCGCTCAAGGAGGAGGCGACACAGCGCTTCTGGGAGGAGCGCGATATCTTCAAGAAGAGTGAGGGACGAGGAACGGAAGAATTCGTTTTCTATGACGGCCCGCCGTTTGCGACCGGACTCCCGCACTACGGGCACATCCTTGCGGGTACCATCAAGGACGCTATCCCGCGATATCAGGTGATGCAGGGCAAGCGCCTGCGCCGCCGCTGGGGCTGGGATTGTCATGGTCTGCCGCTCGAGAACCAGATCGAGGCGGAGCTTGGCATCAAGACCAAGAAAGATATCGAGGCGCTCGGTGTAGCTACCTTTGTAGAGAAAGCGCGCAGCGCAGTGCTGCGCTATGCGGAGGATTGGAAGCGCATCATCCCGCGCCTCGGCCGCTTCGTGGATATGGTGGATGACTATCGCACCATGGATTCGACCTACACCGAATCGGTATGGTGGTCTTTCAAGACACTCCACGACAAGGATCTCGTCTACAAGAATTTCAAATCGATGCACCTCTGCCCGCGTTGCGGGACGACGCTCTCGAACTTTGAGGTGAACCAAGGATACAAGGACATCACCGATCTTTCCGTTACGGTGAAGTTCGAGCTTGTCGAGGAACCAGGAACGTATCTTCTCGCGTGGACGACGACTCCCTGGACGCTTCCTGGGAACGTAGCGGCTGCGGTGAATCCAGAATTCATGTACGTGAAGGTTTCTAAAGAGGGAGCCAAATATATCCTTGCTAAAGAGCGACTCTCTGTCATCGAAGGGGAATACGCGGTGGAGGGGGAATTCTCTGGAGCGGATCTCGTGGGTAAATCGTATAAGCCGCTGTTTGATTACTACGTCAACGAGACGTTTGATAACAAGGAGAACGCTTGGAAGGTCTACGCCGCTCCGTACGTCACCCTCGAAGATGGTACGGGCATCGTCCACCTCGCTCCTGCGTTCGGTGCAGAAGACATGGCGCTCGCGCGTCAGCACAATATCCCGCTCATCCATCATGTTGGTATGGATGGAAAGTTTACGGATAAGGTCCGCGACTTCGTGGGGCTAGAAGTGAAGCCGAAAGGGGATCATCAGCGCACTGATATTGAGATCGTAAAGTATCTCGCGCACAACGGACTCCTCTTTTCGAAAGCCAAGGTGACCCACTCATATCCGCACTGCTGGCGCTGCGATACGCCGCTCCTTAACTACGCCGCTACCTCTTGGTTCGTGAAGGTGCCGGAGATAAAGAGTCAGATAGTGAAGGAGAACAAGGAAATCCACTGGGTGCCGCAATCGGTGGGAGAATACCGCTTCGGCAATTGGCTCGAAGGAGCCCCTGATTGGGCTATCTCCCGTTCGCGCTTCTGGGGAGCGCCGCTGCCTGTATGGGAACATGCGGAGAGCGGTAAGCGCCTGGTCATAGGTTCGCTTGAAGAGCTCAAGGCCTATATGCCGCGCTCGGGAAATCGCTATTTCGTCATGCGCCACGGGGAAGCGGAAAATAATACTTTGGATATAGTCAGCTCTCTCCCCGCAACTCCTCACCATCTCACCGAGAAGGGGAAGGAGCAGGTAGCGCAGGGAGCCGAAACCCTAAAAGAGAATAAGATCGAATTGATCGTCTCGTCTCCCTTTGTACGAGCTCAAGAGACTGCGCAGATAGCGGCGAAAATAATGGGTGCCTCTGTACAGACGGATGTACGCCTCTCCGAGGTGAATGTGGGAGCCTCGCTTGAGGGGAAGAAGATTCCTGAGTACTACGGATACTTCTCTACTATGGAAGAGCGCTTCACCAAGACTCCTCCTGGCGGAGAAAACCTCTCGGATGTGAAGCGTCGGGTGACTTCTCTCCTCTATGAATTGGATAAGACTCACGTTGGTAAGAACATACTCATTGTCACGCACGAGTCTGCGGCCAGCTCTCTTTTTGCCGGAGCCGCGGGAATGAATAAGAAGGAGTCTGCGGCGCTCAAGGCGAGCAGGGAGCAGTTCTTGCTCAACGGCGAGGTGCGCGAACTAATGTTTTCTCCTCTGCCTCATAACGATGATTATGAACTCGATTTTCATCGCCCATATATAGACGACGTGGTGTTGAAAGATGCCGAGGGTAGGGAATACCGTCGCGTACCGGAGGTTTTCGACTGCTGGTTCGAGTCCGGCTCCATGCCGTATGCCCAGGATCACTATCCCTTCAAGAAAGATCACTTTGATCCGGAGAGTGGCAAGGGCTACCCGGCGGACTTCATCGCGGAGGGGCTCGATCAGACGCGCGGCTGGTTCTACTCGCTGCTTGTCCTCGGTGTCGCGCTCTTCGGTCGCGCTCCGTACAAGCATGTCATCGTGAATGGTCTGGTGCTCGCGGAAGACGGGCAGAAGATGTCCAAGCGTCTCAAGAACTACCCCGACCCGATGGATGTGGCCAACAAGTATGGCGCGGACGCCATGCGCCTCTATCTCCTCTCTTCTCCCATCGTACAAGGGTCAGATCTCAACTTCTCCGAGCGTGGCGTGGATGAGATCCTCAAGAAGAACATCATGCGTTTCGAGAACGTGCTCGCTTTCTATGAGCTCTATGCCAAGGAAATGAACGCTGTCGCATCTGGACCTTCGGAGCATCTCCTTGACCGTTGGATCTTGGCGCGGCTCAATCACATCGTCATGGAGGTGACTCAGGGTATGGAAGCCTATGAGCTCGACAGCGCAGTGCGCCCTATTTTTGCTTTCATCGACGACCTCTCTGTCTGGTATCTCAGGCGTTCTCGCGAGCGCATCAAGGAAGGAGGGAGTGAAGGGGCTTCTGCTCTCGTTACTCTCCGTGAAGCGCTTCGTACGACTGCTCTCCTCCTCGCCCCCTTCGCTCCATTCGTGGCTGAGCGCGTGTATGAGAAAGTCCGCTTGGAGGGAGGGGAAGAGAGCGTGCACCTTGCTTCTTGGCCGAAGCCGGAGAGCGTGACTCGTAGCGAAGAATGTCTCTCGGTCATGGAGAGTGTGCGTGCGCTCGTCACTTTTGCTCTTGATGAGCGTACCAAGAAGGGTATGAAGGTGCGCCAGCCGCTGGCGCTTCTCCGTGTACCCGAACTTCCGTTTTCAAATGAGAAGGATCGCTCGTATGTCGAAGATATCCTCAAGGATGAGGTGAATGTAAAAAGGATTGAATTTTCAAAGGATTTGGAGAATCGTGTAGAACTTGATACCACGCTTACGCCGGAGCTTGAGGAAGAGGGCCGGGTGAGAGATTTCATGCGCGCTGTCCAGGATCTCCGTAAGAAATCAAAGCTCGAGCCGGGAGATCATATTGCACTTACTCTCTCCGAAGCACCTGCTTTCCTCGAGAAGTATCGTGCTGATATATCGAAGACAGTGAACGCAGAGAGCATTGAAATGGGGACAATCGGGGGTGAGTACGCGGAAGCCGACGGTATCAAGTTCTCCATTCTCAAGCGGTAA
- a CDS encoding recombination protein O N-terminal domain-containing protein, with amino-acid sequence MSYQTYQTDVVVLRSGNMKEANRYYHLLTREFGVIQATAQAVRKETSKLRYSLQDLTRAEVTLVRGKEWRIVGAREPEHWWRTFAAEPLKLKLLARLAALVVRLSPEAGGNEYLYDTLLSSAESLKAEVRSEEEIFLAEILLVARFLYSLGYLPLRSEYAELFGNTDLSIERLVVAGLHKKMLLQDINTALKASQL; translated from the coding sequence ATGTCATATCAGACGTATCAGACCGACGTAGTGGTGCTTCGGAGCGGGAATATGAAGGAGGCCAATCGCTATTACCACCTCCTCACTCGGGAGTTCGGAGTGATCCAGGCTACTGCGCAGGCGGTCCGCAAGGAGACTTCTAAGCTGCGTTACTCCCTGCAGGATCTTACGCGTGCGGAAGTCACTCTGGTGCGGGGGAAAGAGTGGCGCATCGTGGGCGCACGGGAGCCAGAACACTGGTGGCGGACATTCGCTGCGGAACCTCTCAAGCTCAAGCTCCTGGCCCGGCTCGCGGCGCTCGTGGTGCGTCTCTCGCCGGAGGCGGGAGGTAATGAGTATCTTTATGACACCCTCCTTTCGAGCGCCGAGAGCCTGAAGGCGGAAGTACGGAGCGAAGAGGAGATATTCCTCGCTGAAATACTTCTGGTGGCTCGTTTTCTCTATAGTCTTGGCTACTTACCGCTTCGTAGTGAGTACGCAGAGCTCTTTGGGAACACAGACCTTTCCATAGAGCGTCTCGTGGTGGCCGGGCTTCACAAGAAGATGCTCCTTCAGGATATAAATACGGCACTTAAGGCCAGTCAGCTCTAA
- a CDS encoding DUF11 domain-containing protein — MSNGDLHKIEDLKSKLYSRNAETSSLREHTLPPERSSVPPAWQPPETPQTFSFSSMKIFFTISLIFFLGALAYSAFLFLNGSNILSSGNIAVEIRGPVSAGGGEPLSFDVAIRNNNTVPLELADLIVEYPQGTRSASDLAKDLTRYRESLGSIAPGEQVNRRLSAALFGEEKTAKDIKVTVEYRLPGSNAVFSKDTLYTVTLSSSPLSLVVKGPTQSSSGQSVTFTLTVQSNSKEVIKGVAVKPTYPAGFILTSAEPKPDESGLWLIGDLPSQKKKEIVVKGDISGENDDARIFQFEAGLVDKDNEAVLVTPFSTVRQEVAITKAFIGLSMLVGGKSEQEIPVENGRQVRVDIAYTNNLSVPVKNAVISLALAGEALERASVQPDQGFYQSANDTVVWDRSTDPELALIAPGERGVVSLTLSARSLSSVDVLFLRNPAIKLTASVRGDRDDEGAEENVRSSITRTLKVQTVPRIAGKLSHASGALPPKVGQESVYVITWTASNTFNQIAQGEVRAQLPPNVRFVSGGTASEKLVYDQSSREVFWNVGTIKAGAGFGVGAREVSFQVAITPSLSQVGSSPTLIGETSFEGADTFTGVRVDASRSAITTKISGEEGGFSPNDVVVQ, encoded by the coding sequence ATGTCGAACGGGGATCTCCATAAGATAGAAGACCTCAAGAGCAAGCTCTACTCGCGTAATGCGGAGACTTCTTCTCTACGCGAGCATACGCTTCCTCCTGAGCGCTCTTCGGTCCCGCCTGCCTGGCAGCCGCCGGAGACCCCACAGACCTTTTCGTTCTCTTCTATGAAGATATTCTTCACCATCTCCCTCATATTCTTCCTCGGTGCGCTCGCATATTCGGCTTTCCTCTTCCTTAATGGCTCCAACATCCTCTCTTCCGGCAATATTGCGGTAGAGATTCGTGGGCCGGTGTCTGCGGGGGGCGGGGAGCCTCTCTCCTTTGATGTAGCTATCCGCAACAACAACACCGTGCCGCTCGAGCTCGCAGACCTCATCGTGGAGTATCCGCAGGGTACGCGTAGCGCTTCCGATCTTGCCAAGGATCTCACTCGGTACCGTGAATCCCTGGGAAGCATCGCTCCGGGGGAGCAGGTGAATCGCCGTCTCTCCGCTGCTCTTTTTGGTGAAGAGAAGACCGCGAAAGATATCAAGGTGACGGTGGAATATCGTCTGCCGGGATCGAACGCTGTTTTCAGCAAAGACACTCTCTATACCGTAACCCTCTCTTCTTCACCGCTCTCTCTGGTGGTGAAGGGGCCGACCCAGTCTTCAAGCGGACAGAGTGTCACTTTCACCCTGACTGTCCAGTCTAATTCCAAGGAAGTTATCAAGGGGGTTGCGGTGAAGCCTACCTATCCTGCCGGCTTCATCCTCACTTCTGCCGAGCCCAAGCCGGACGAGAGTGGTCTCTGGCTCATCGGGGATCTGCCTTCTCAGAAGAAAAAGGAAATCGTGGTGAAGGGCGATATCTCTGGTGAGAATGATGATGCGCGCATCTTTCAGTTCGAGGCAGGACTCGTGGACAAGGACAACGAAGCGGTCTTGGTAACGCCGTTCTCAACAGTGCGCCAGGAGGTAGCCATCACCAAGGCATTCATCGGTCTCTCCATGCTGGTGGGTGGCAAGAGCGAGCAGGAGATCCCGGTGGAGAACGGCCGCCAGGTCCGCGTGGATATCGCCTACACCAACAATCTCTCTGTACCAGTGAAGAACGCGGTCATCAGTCTCGCGCTCGCCGGTGAGGCTCTCGAGCGCGCTTCGGTGCAGCCGGACCAGGGTTTCTATCAATCCGCTAACGACACAGTGGTCTGGGATCGCAGTACGGATCCGGAGCTCGCTCTGATCGCTCCGGGGGAGCGTGGCGTGGTGAGCCTGACGCTCTCTGCTCGCAGTCTCTCTTCTGTAGACGTGCTCTTCCTTAGAAATCCGGCAATAAAGCTTACAGCAAGCGTGCGCGGGGACCGGGATGACGAAGGCGCGGAAGAGAATGTGCGCTCTTCCATAACCCGCACGCTCAAGGTGCAGACGGTGCCGCGTATCGCTGGAAAACTCTCTCATGCTTCGGGAGCACTGCCTCCTAAGGTGGGACAGGAGAGCGTCTATGTCATTACTTGGACTGCGAGCAACACCTTCAATCAGATAGCCCAGGGAGAGGTGAGGGCGCAGCTCCCGCCGAACGTCCGTTTCGTCTCGGGTGGTACGGCGAGCGAGAAGCTGGTCTATGATCAATCTTCTCGCGAAGTCTTCTGGAACGTGGGGACTATAAAAGCGGGAGCGGGCTTCGGAGTCGGCGCTCGTGAAGTGTCTTTCCAAGTGGCCATCACCCCCTCGCTCTCGCAGGTGGGTTCTTCTCCGACCCTTATCGGAGAGACTTCGTTTGAAGGCGCGGATACCTTCACAGGTGTACGGGTAGACGCTTCCCGGAGCGCGATAACCACCAAAATCTCCGGCGAAGAGGGCGGATTCTCGCCGAATGACGTTGTGGTACAATAG
- a CDS encoding glycine--tRNA ligase — MEKIVSLAKRRGFVYPGSEIYGGLAGTWDYGPLGVALKNNLKNLWWKMFVSDREDMYGVDAAILMNPKVWQASGHTDTFTDPLVECEKCKRRFRADHIEGKTCPECKGALGEARQFNMMFKTHVGATEDESSVSYLRPETAGGIFVNFKNVVDSFHPKLPFGIAQIGKAFRNEISPRDFIFRVRELEQMEIEYFVRPEAWEEHFNAWHRSMKNWMEAIGLPSESVHELEVAEGDLAHYSKRTIDFEFDFPFGRKELYGLAYRTDFDLKSHTAGSSVDLSYFDEETKERLTPHVIEPSFGVERTMLAVLASAYSEDELGGEKRIFLRFAPRVAPITAAVFPLLKNKPELVAKARSVYADLKEVLPSVMFDDNGNIGKRYRRQDEIGTPFCITIDFDTLGESGGEKKDTVTVRHRDSGEQERVALSELPSYLKSRVL, encoded by the coding sequence ATGGAAAAGATAGTATCCTTGGCCAAACGCCGAGGCTTCGTTTACCCGGGCTCCGAGATATACGGAGGCCTTGCGGGGACCTGGGATTATGGGCCTTTGGGCGTGGCGCTCAAGAATAACCTGAAGAATCTCTGGTGGAAGATGTTCGTCTCCGACCGGGAGGATATGTACGGAGTGGATGCGGCGATTTTAATGAATCCCAAGGTCTGGCAGGCGAGCGGGCATACGGACACCTTCACTGACCCATTGGTGGAATGCGAGAAGTGCAAGCGCCGCTTTCGTGCGGACCATATCGAAGGGAAGACATGCCCGGAATGCAAAGGAGCCTTAGGAGAAGCTCGCCAGTTCAACATGATGTTCAAGACGCATGTCGGCGCCACCGAAGATGAGTCTTCGGTCTCCTATCTCCGTCCGGAGACTGCGGGAGGTATCTTTGTGAACTTCAAGAACGTAGTGGACTCTTTTCACCCTAAGCTTCCGTTTGGTATCGCTCAGATCGGCAAGGCATTTCGTAACGAGATATCGCCGCGTGATTTCATATTCCGCGTACGTGAGTTGGAACAGATGGAGATTGAGTATTTCGTTCGACCGGAAGCATGGGAAGAGCATTTCAATGCTTGGCATCGCTCCATGAAGAATTGGATGGAAGCTATCGGATTGCCCTCTGAAAGCGTGCACGAGCTTGAAGTGGCGGAAGGGGACCTTGCTCACTATTCCAAGCGTACGATTGATTTCGAATTCGATTTTCCGTTCGGCCGCAAGGAGCTCTATGGCTTGGCATACAGAACCGATTTCGATCTGAAGAGTCATACTGCTGGCTCCAGCGTTGACCTCTCTTACTTTGATGAAGAAACCAAAGAGAGGCTGACTCCTCATGTCATCGAGCCTTCTTTCGGGGTGGAGCGCACGATGCTCGCCGTGCTCGCGAGTGCCTACTCTGAAGACGAACTCGGGGGAGAGAAGCGTATATTTCTCCGCTTTGCTCCCCGCGTCGCGCCCATCACTGCCGCAGTGTTCCCGCTCCTTAAGAATAAGCCGGAGCTTGTGGCCAAGGCGCGCAGTGTCTATGCGGATCTCAAAGAAGTCCTCCCGTCGGTCATGTTTGATGACAATGGCAACATCGGCAAGCGCTATCGCCGCCAGGATGAGATCGGCACGCCGTTCTGCATCACTATTGATTTCGACACCCTGGGAGAGAGCGGGGGAGAGAAGAAGGATACCGTCACTGTGCGCCATCGTGACTCCGGCGAGCAGGAGCGCGTCGCCCTCTCTGAGCTTCCTTCCTACCTAAAATCGCGGGTGTTATAG
- a CDS encoding AI-2E family transporter, with product MERETLVISSGSILRVILFVLLFAALFYLRDIALIILTSVVLGSAIEPGVTWFKRHRIGRLPAVIIIYLLVAIIFVGLFYFFLPPVLDDIVGFLGTLPQILPQELSTLGFSTANAPLLAEQGAGGFMDVLSLQQFFDEFRSVVSGLSGGVVSVTSLVFGGLLSLILIAVLSFYFAVQETGVDDFLEVVTPARHQEYILGLWKRAQVKIGLWMQGQLLLGLIVGVLTYLGLTILGVPYALLFAILIVFFELIPVFGPILAATPAVIVAFSAGGAQLGLMTAALYLIIQQFESHLIYPLVVRKVVGVPPILVIISLIVGAKLAGFLGILISVPVAAAMKEYLDDLQKAKAGRRSIPTPP from the coding sequence ATGGAACGAGAGACGCTGGTCATAAGCTCGGGGAGCATCCTACGGGTCATCCTTTTTGTGCTTCTCTTCGCGGCGCTCTTCTATCTCCGGGACATCGCGCTCATTATCCTCACCTCGGTCGTGCTCGGCTCGGCCATCGAGCCGGGGGTCACTTGGTTCAAGCGTCATCGCATCGGACGCTTGCCTGCGGTCATCATCATCTACCTCCTTGTCGCGATCATCTTCGTCGGCCTCTTCTATTTCTTCCTCCCGCCGGTCCTCGACGATATCGTAGGCTTCCTCGGTACTCTTCCGCAGATTCTCCCGCAGGAACTCAGTACTTTGGGGTTCTCGACCGCGAACGCTCCGCTGCTTGCAGAACAGGGGGCAGGGGGGTTCATGGATGTGCTCTCTCTCCAACAGTTCTTCGATGAGTTCCGCTCGGTGGTCTCCGGCCTCTCAGGTGGCGTGGTGAGCGTGACCAGTCTCGTCTTCGGGGGACTTCTCTCCCTCATCCTCATCGCCGTGCTCTCCTTCTACTTTGCAGTGCAGGAGACGGGCGTGGACGACTTTCTTGAAGTAGTCACTCCGGCGCGCCATCAGGAATACATCCTCGGTCTCTGGAAGCGAGCGCAGGTAAAGATCGGGCTCTGGATGCAAGGACAGCTCCTTCTCGGACTCATCGTCGGCGTCTTAACCTACCTCGGTCTCACCATCCTTGGCGTCCCGTACGCACTTCTCTTCGCCATCCTCATCGTCTTCTTCGAGCTTATCCCGGTCTTCGGTCCCATCCTGGCGGCGACTCCTGCGGTCATTGTGGCCTTCTCTGCCGGCGGAGCGCAGCTCGGACTCATGACCGCTGCGCTCTATCTCATCATCCAGCAGTTCGAGAGCCACTTGATTTATCCGCTGGTGGTGCGCAAAGTGGTAGGAGTGCCGCCCATACTCGTGATCATCTCCCTCATCGTGGGGGCGAAGCTCGCGGGCTTCCTCGGTATTCTCATCTCCGTGCCGGTGGCTGCAGCCATGAAGGAGTATCTCGATGATCTCCAGAAGGCCAAAGCTGGTCGGCGCTCCATTCCTACTCCTCCGTAA
- the metG gene encoding methionine--tRNA ligase, whose translation MSKPFYLTTTLPYVNAEPHIGFALEIVQADAIVRYHALMGEEVFFNTGTDEHGLKIFRKAEEEGKDTQEYVDFFAAKFRDLKEKLNLYPGLTFIRTTDAKHKAAAQEFWRRCLANGDIYKKDYQVKYCVGCELEKTDSELENGKCPIHPNLEIETIKEENYFFRWSKYQKPLEEFYTKNPNFVVPDYRFNEIKAFVARGLEDFSISRLKEKMPWGIAVPGDDTQVMYVWFDALVNYISTLNWPQEEGVFAKFWGTKEFPNAVQVAGKDNLRQQSAMWQAMLLSAGLPASKQIVIHGFITSGGQKMSKSLGNVINPMSIVEEYGSDALRYFLLRHIHPFEDSDFTMERFKEMYNAGLANGLGNLSSRVMMLAEKHLVSPIDTSLFAGMPEEYTRALEGFEYTFAMDYVWKKIQELNQRIEKEEPFKLIKTDEEAGKKLIAEMTSELYRIAGLLSPFLPQTSMKIKEAVETNKKPENLFPRKD comes from the coding sequence ATGTCCAAGCCGTTTTACCTCACCACCACGCTTCCGTACGTGAACGCGGAGCCGCACATCGGCTTCGCGCTTGAGATCGTGCAGGCGGATGCGATTGTTCGTTACCACGCACTCATGGGCGAGGAGGTCTTTTTCAATACAGGAACTGACGAGCATGGACTCAAGATATTCCGCAAGGCAGAGGAAGAAGGTAAGGATACTCAGGAGTACGTGGATTTCTTTGCAGCTAAGTTTCGTGACCTCAAGGAGAAGCTCAATCTCTATCCCGGCCTCACCTTCATCCGCACTACGGATGCGAAGCATAAAGCAGCGGCTCAGGAATTTTGGCGCCGCTGTCTTGCGAACGGGGATATCTATAAGAAGGACTATCAGGTGAAGTATTGTGTTGGCTGCGAGCTTGAGAAGACCGATTCAGAACTGGAGAATGGAAAATGTCCGATTCATCCCAATCTCGAGATTGAGACTATCAAGGAGGAGAACTATTTCTTCCGTTGGTCTAAATACCAGAAGCCTCTCGAAGAGTTCTATACAAAGAATCCTAATTTTGTCGTACCGGATTACCGCTTCAATGAGATAAAAGCTTTTGTCGCACGCGGTTTGGAAGACTTTAGTATTTCCCGACTTAAGGAGAAGATGCCGTGGGGGATTGCTGTGCCAGGCGATGATACACAGGTGATGTATGTGTGGTTCGATGCCTTGGTTAATTACATCTCCACTCTTAACTGGCCACAGGAGGAAGGGGTGTTCGCTAAGTTCTGGGGCACAAAGGAATTCCCTAATGCAGTTCAGGTTGCGGGCAAGGATAATCTTCGTCAGCAGTCCGCTATGTGGCAGGCGATGCTTCTCTCTGCCGGACTTCCCGCATCGAAGCAGATCGTGATTCATGGCTTCATCACAAGTGGCGGACAGAAGATGAGCAAGTCGCTCGGCAATGTGATCAACCCTATGTCTATCGTGGAGGAGTATGGTTCGGATGCCCTCCGTTACTTCCTTCTGCGCCACATCCACCCATTTGAAGACAGTGATTTCACCATGGAGCGCTTTAAGGAAATGTACAATGCAGGACTCGCAAACGGACTCGGCAATCTCTCTTCTAGAGTCATGATGCTCGCGGAGAAGCACCTGGTTTCCCCAATAGACACTTCTTTGTTTGCTGGGATGCCCGAAGAATATACTCGCGCGCTTGAAGGTTTTGAATATACCTTCGCGATGGACTATGTTTGGAAGAAAATCCAAGAACTCAATCAGCGTATTGAGAAGGAAGAGCCATTCAAACTCATAAAAACAGATGAAGAAGCTGGCAAGAAACTCATTGCTGAGATGACCTCTGAACTGTATCGGATTGCTGGGCTTCTTAGCCCCTTCCTCCCGCAGACGAGTATGAAGATAAAAGAAGCGGTGGAGACGAACAAGAAGCCGGAAAATCTTTTCCCGCGTAAGGATTAG
- a CDS encoding TatD family hydrolase, giving the protein MYKYFDTHSHIHGKEFDADRGEVLTRMRDLGVGTVTIGTGLKESEAAVALAEKETDVWATVGLHPADDPQERFDIAPYRALAARAKVVGIGECGLDYFRLGGEAGEEKKRQKDLFREHLALAREVGKPLVIHCRPSPGTTDAHEDLLALLEAEKDIPTGAIHFFTGTLEVALRYVALGFYISFPGVITFKGEYDEVVRGLPLENLLVETDSPYAAPTPFRGKRNEPSLVKETAGYLANLREEGRERVLLALAENAEKLFRLAA; this is encoded by the coding sequence ATGTATAAGTATTTCGACACCCACTCCCATATCCACGGGAAGGAATTCGATGCGGATAGGGGAGAAGTGCTTACGCGCATGAGGGATCTTGGCGTTGGCACCGTCACCATCGGCACCGGCCTTAAGGAATCTGAAGCGGCAGTAGCACTTGCTGAGAAAGAAACGGATGTGTGGGCTACTGTCGGTCTTCACCCGGCAGATGATCCACAAGAGAGATTTGATATCGCTCCGTACCGCGCGCTCGCAGCGCGCGCCAAGGTAGTAGGTATCGGAGAATGCGGCTTGGATTATTTCCGACTTGGAGGGGAAGCAGGCGAAGAAAAGAAAAGACAGAAGGATCTCTTCAGAGAGCATCTCGCGCTCGCGCGCGAGGTGGGGAAGCCTTTGGTGATCCATTGCCGTCCGAGCCCGGGGACGACGGATGCGCACGAGGATCTGCTCGCTCTGCTTGAAGCAGAGAAAGATATCCCTACGGGAGCCATTCATTTTTTTACCGGCACCCTTGAGGTGGCCCTCCGCTACGTAGCCCTAGGTTTTTACATATCTTTTCCTGGCGTCATTACCTTCAAGGGGGAATACGATGAGGTGGTCCGCGGGCTTCCTCTGGAGAATCTCCTGGTGGAGACCGATTCTCCCTATGCCGCGCCGACGCCTTTCCGGGGGAAGCGCAACGAACCCTCTTTGGTCAAAGAGACGGCTGGTTACCTGGCTAACCTCCGGGAGGAGGGGAGGGAGAGGGTCCTTTTGGCCCTAGCGGAGAATGCCGAAAAGCTCTTCCGCCTTGCGGCATAA